From the genome of Spinacia oleracea cultivar Varoflay chromosome 2, BTI_SOV_V1, whole genome shotgun sequence, one region includes:
- the LOC110803121 gene encoding iron-sulfur assembly protein IscA-like 2, mitochondrial: MATRSILARVSSNFAFRIRHNHRILTSNSNSFSSSSSAAVSDSSPSPSSSADDVHITDSCVRRMKELQASENGNKMLRLSVEAGGCSGFQYAFALDDNKHNDDRVFEKDGVKLVIDKISYDFVKGACVDYAEELIRSAFQVIENPSAVGGCSCKSSFMVKL; the protein is encoded by the exons ATGGCAACAAGATCAATATTAGCTCGTGTTTCTTCAAATTTCGCTTTTCGAATCCGCCATAATCACAGAATTCTCACCTCCAATTCCAATTcattttcttcatcttcatctgcTGCCGTTTCAGATTCTTCACCTTCCCCTTCTTCGTCCGCAGATGACGTCCATATTACTGACAGCTGTGTTCGG AGGATGAAAGAATTGCAAGCTAGTGAGAATGGGAATAAGATGCTTCGCCTTAGTGTGGAAGCTGGTGGATGTTCTGGGTTTCAATATGCCTTTGCACTGGATGATAACAAACACAATGATGACAG AGTTTTTGAAAAGGATGGTGTCAAATTGGTGATCGATAAAATTTCTTACGACTTTGTGAAAGGTGCCTGTGTTGATTATGCCGAGGAGCTTATTCGTTCAGCATTCCAG GTAATTGAAAATCCAAGCGCTGTAGGTGGATGCAGTTGTAAAAGTTCCTTCATGGTGAAGCTGTAG
- the LOC110803132 gene encoding pathogenesis-related protein PR-1 type-like → MKMNLLKNHAFFPCFTIIVVALTLANMCHAQNSPQDYVNAHNAARAAVGVGNIRWDERVADYARRYANQRRGDCVMQHSVGPYGENLASGSGAFMTGTAAVKLWVDEKVNYNYNSNTCASGKVCGHYTQVVWRNSIRVGCARVRCNNGWFFVTCNYDPPGNWVGQRPY, encoded by the coding sequence atgaaaatgaatttGCTAAAAAACCATGCATTTTTTCCATGCTTCACTATTATCGTAGTAGCCCTAACCCTTGCTAATATGTGTCATGCACAAAATTCACCACAAGACTATGTTAACGCCCATAATGCTGCTAGGGCCGCGGTGGGTGTTGGTAACATACGATGGGATGAACGTGTGGCGGACTATGCCCGGCGATATGCCAACCAAAGAAGAGGTGATTGCGTTATGCAACATTCTGTCGGGCCTTACGGGGAGAATCTCGCTTCAGGGAGTGGTGCGTTTATGACCGGCACAGCCGCGGTCAAGTTATGGGTGGATGAGAAGGTTAATTATAACTATAATTCCAATACTTGTGCTTCAGGTAAGGTGTGTGGACATTATACTCAAGTGGTTTGGCGTAACTCGATTCGTGTTGGTTGTGCTAGGGTTCGATGTAACAATGGTTGGTTTTTCGTCACTTGTAACTATGACCCGCCGGGTAATTGGGTCGGCCAACGACCTTATTAA